The Gordonia sp. KTR9 genome contains a region encoding:
- a CDS encoding alpha-ketoglutarate-dependent dioxygenase AlkB: MSVGTQGSLFSEQSAEPILGDLSASLSRRPLNEGAWVDLCPGWIGGADVLFDRLRESVPWRAERRRMYERVVEVPRLVSIYQADQRFPDPIIAEARTALTEHYRDELPEGFATAGISLYRDGEDSVAWHGDRIGRASTHDTMVAIISLGAPRPLMLRPRGGGRSLKFTLSSGDLLAMGGSCQRTWEHAVPKVRGVGARISIQLRPPGVW; the protein is encoded by the coding sequence ATGTCTGTGGGCACTCAGGGCTCGTTGTTCTCGGAACAGTCTGCGGAGCCAATACTCGGCGATCTGTCGGCCTCGCTCTCGCGTCGTCCACTGAACGAGGGGGCATGGGTTGACCTTTGCCCTGGTTGGATCGGCGGGGCCGACGTACTCTTCGACCGGCTCCGCGAGTCCGTCCCCTGGCGCGCCGAGCGTCGTCGTATGTACGAACGGGTCGTCGAGGTACCGCGGCTCGTCTCGATCTACCAGGCCGATCAGCGATTCCCCGACCCGATCATCGCCGAGGCTCGCACCGCCCTGACCGAGCACTACCGCGATGAACTGCCAGAGGGATTCGCGACAGCCGGGATAAGCCTCTATCGAGACGGCGAGGACTCAGTCGCGTGGCACGGCGACCGCATCGGTCGAGCATCCACACACGACACCATGGTTGCCATCATCTCGCTCGGCGCCCCTCGGCCCCTGATGCTCAGACCCCGCGGTGGCGGGCGGTCGCTGAAGTTCACCCTCTCCTCGGGCGATCTACTCGCGATGGGCGGAAGTTGTCAACGCACCTGGGAACACGCAGTGCCCAAGGTTCGTGGCGTCGGCGCGCGGATCAGCATTCAATTGAGGCCGCCCGGGGTGTGGTGA
- a CDS encoding adenylate/guanylate cyclase domain-containing protein: MGRPRRTRRGAPWTRLRRRTAGFLWGVSTVPSPRGWARIGPPIRSKIALHATVTAMTAVIASNAVIGVETFLLVQLAFNGGQLTFDETLGAPNFPVVVGAIVVGILTNLILGLFAVRPQLRWFISCEPADHARRRSVQRIPIVQVVVTATAWSAAVLFYVLIADQLTTATVAGVAVAFALAGSSSACLTYLFAERAARPLAVVVLEDFPTNHVMNGVRVRMLAVWAVSSAVPMVGLLTVNAGRWTGLLPDVHGAVDWTTVILTLVGLASGARVIALVGQAITDPLTEMRRAVHRVDHGDYRARVPVYDSSELGVLQHGFNQMVEGLAERDRMREIFARHVGDTVADLAISDGVGMHGTNTRVGVLFVDIVGSTALAQQRSPDDTAALLNAFFSIVADVVDQHSGFVNKFEGDAALAVFGAPVDIDDPAGAALGAARDLADRLASSLDIRWGIGVSYGEAFAGNIGAERRYEYTVIGDPVNECARLSDMAKTGRIPALASGAAVESAGEEAEEWKLLGTRIMRGRSEPTAFYAPIQLVERLGSSTNLIAELLRPARRIVGANPLRLMTFFSG, translated from the coding sequence ATGGGACGACCACGCCGGACCCGTCGTGGTGCGCCGTGGACACGTCTGCGCCGACGCACTGCGGGTTTTCTGTGGGGCGTGTCCACGGTCCCGAGTCCGCGCGGATGGGCCCGAATCGGTCCGCCGATCCGCAGCAAGATCGCTCTCCACGCCACCGTCACCGCGATGACCGCCGTGATCGCCAGCAATGCGGTGATCGGCGTCGAGACCTTCCTGCTCGTCCAACTGGCCTTCAACGGCGGACAACTCACCTTCGACGAGACGCTGGGCGCGCCCAATTTCCCGGTGGTCGTGGGTGCGATCGTGGTCGGGATCCTCACCAATCTCATCCTGGGGCTGTTCGCCGTCCGGCCGCAGCTCCGCTGGTTCATCAGCTGCGAGCCCGCCGATCACGCGCGGCGGCGCTCGGTCCAGCGGATACCGATCGTCCAAGTCGTGGTCACCGCGACGGCCTGGTCGGCGGCGGTGCTGTTCTACGTACTCATCGCCGACCAACTGACCACCGCGACCGTTGCCGGGGTGGCGGTGGCCTTCGCGCTCGCCGGGTCGTCGAGCGCCTGTCTCACCTATCTGTTCGCCGAGCGCGCGGCGCGACCGCTGGCCGTCGTGGTGCTCGAGGACTTTCCCACCAATCACGTCATGAACGGCGTGCGCGTACGGATGCTGGCGGTGTGGGCGGTGAGTTCGGCGGTGCCGATGGTCGGACTGCTGACCGTCAACGCCGGCCGGTGGACCGGTCTGCTGCCCGATGTCCACGGTGCCGTCGACTGGACGACGGTGATCCTGACCCTGGTCGGTCTGGCGTCCGGAGCGCGCGTCATCGCGCTTGTCGGACAGGCGATCACCGACCCGCTGACCGAGATGCGCCGCGCGGTACACCGCGTCGACCACGGCGACTACCGAGCGCGCGTTCCCGTCTACGACTCGTCGGAACTCGGTGTGCTGCAACACGGTTTCAACCAGATGGTCGAGGGCCTCGCCGAACGTGACCGCATGCGTGAGATATTCGCGCGACACGTCGGGGACACCGTGGCCGATCTCGCGATCTCCGACGGGGTCGGCATGCACGGAACCAATACCCGCGTCGGCGTCCTCTTCGTCGACATCGTCGGATCGACCGCGCTGGCGCAGCAACGCAGTCCCGATGACACCGCCGCCCTGCTCAACGCGTTCTTCAGCATCGTCGCGGACGTCGTCGATCAGCACTCCGGCTTCGTCAACAAGTTCGAGGGCGATGCCGCGCTCGCCGTCTTCGGTGCACCCGTCGACATCGACGACCCGGCCGGTGCCGCGCTGGGTGCTGCCCGCGACCTCGCCGACCGCCTTGCCAGCAGCCTCGACATCCGTTGGGGGATAGGCGTTTCCTACGGCGAGGCATTCGCCGGAAACATCGGTGCCGAACGGCGCTACGAATACACCGTCATCGGCGACCCGGTCAACGAGTGTGCTCGGTTGTCCGACATGGCCAAGACCGGACGCATTCCGGCCCTGGCGAGTGGTGCCGCCGTCGAGTCGGCGGGCGAGGAAGCCGAGGAATGGAAGCTTCTCGGCACGCGGATCATGCGCGGCCGGTCGGAGCCCACCGCCTTCTACGCGCCGATCCAGCTCGTCGAGCGTCTCGGGTCGTCGACCAATCTGATCGCGGAATTGTTACGGCCCGCCCGGCGGATCGTCGGGGCGAATCCGTTGCGGCTGATGACATTCTTCAGCGGATGA
- a CDS encoding oxidoreductase, with protein sequence MSGWTTADIPDQSGRTFVVTGANSGLGYQTAKALVRAGADVVLACRNTAKADAVASELGSKATVAKLDLADLESVRTFAAGVTGADVLVNNAGLMAVPLRRTADGFEMQIGTNHLGHFALTALLLPKISDRVVTVSSTVHQIGRIQLDDLNWEQRRYRRWRAYGDSKMANLMFGKELAARLDAAGSSKKSLVAHPGYAATELQGRSENFSDFFAKLGNKLPIAQPAADGALPQLYAATVPDVKSGTFYGPSEFFGMRGAPGRSSYRKAADDAQFRAALWEESERLTGEKFDVAAG encoded by the coding sequence ATGAGTGGTTGGACGACAGCAGACATTCCGGACCAGTCCGGCCGGACGTTCGTGGTGACCGGTGCCAACAGCGGACTCGGCTACCAGACGGCGAAGGCGCTCGTGCGCGCCGGCGCCGACGTCGTGCTCGCCTGTCGCAACACCGCGAAAGCCGACGCCGTGGCCTCGGAGCTGGGATCGAAGGCGACTGTCGCGAAGCTCGACCTCGCCGATCTGGAGTCGGTGCGCACCTTCGCCGCCGGCGTCACCGGGGCCGATGTGCTCGTCAACAACGCCGGTCTCATGGCGGTGCCGCTTCGACGAACCGCGGACGGCTTCGAGATGCAGATCGGTACCAACCATCTCGGTCACTTCGCGCTGACCGCGCTACTGCTGCCGAAGATCTCCGATCGCGTGGTGACCGTGTCGTCGACCGTCCATCAGATCGGTCGCATCCAGCTCGACGACCTGAACTGGGAGCAGCGGCGCTACCGGCGCTGGCGCGCCTACGGCGACTCCAAGATGGCCAACCTCATGTTCGGCAAGGAGCTCGCCGCGCGACTCGACGCCGCCGGGTCGTCGAAGAAGTCGCTGGTGGCCCATCCCGGTTATGCCGCAACCGAATTGCAGGGCCGCAGCGAGAATTTCTCCGACTTCTTCGCGAAGCTCGGCAACAAGCTGCCCATCGCCCAACCGGCTGCCGACGGTGCGTTGCCCCAGCTGTACGCGGCGACCGTGCCGGATGTGAAGTCCGGGACGTTCTACGGGCCGAGCGAGTTCTTCGGCATGCGAGGCGCACCGGGACGCAGCAGCTACCGCAAGGCCGCGGACGACGCGCAGTTCCGGGCAGCGCTGTGGGAGGAATCGGAGCGACTGACGGGCGAGAAGTTCGACGTCGCCGCCGGCTGA
- a CDS encoding YceI family protein, with product MTSATTVKAPIPAGTWTIDAVHSAVNFSVKHLMVSKVRGSFDNFSGTITVDENGTPSVQAEIDVTSINTRNEQRDGHIKSADFFDAEKFPTATFVSTGVRQNGDDYLLDGDFTLKGVTKPVTLELEFEGTNPGMGQGTVAGFEAKVVLSRKEFGIDIEMPLEGGGVVVGDKITINLEIEALQA from the coding sequence ATGACCTCCGCAACCACCGTCAAAGCACCCATCCCCGCCGGCACCTGGACCATCGACGCCGTGCACTCGGCGGTCAACTTCTCCGTCAAGCACCTCATGGTCAGCAAGGTTCGCGGAAGCTTCGACAACTTCTCGGGCACCATCACCGTCGACGAGAACGGCACCCCCTCCGTGCAGGCCGAGATCGACGTCACCTCGATCAACACCCGCAACGAGCAGCGCGACGGCCACATCAAGTCCGCCGACTTCTTCGACGCCGAGAAGTTCCCGACGGCCACCTTCGTGTCGACCGGCGTGCGCCAGAACGGCGACGACTACCTGCTCGACGGCGACTTCACCCTGAAGGGCGTCACCAAGCCCGTCACGCTCGAGCTCGAGTTCGAGGGCACCAACCCGGGCATGGGCCAGGGCACCGTTGCCGGCTTCGAGGCAAAGGTCGTCCTCAGCCGCAAGGAATTCGGCATCGACATCGAGATGCCGCTCGAGGGCGGCGGCGTCGTCGTCGGCGACAAGATCACCATCAACCTCGAGATCGAGGCCCTGCAGGCCTGA